From Lepisosteus oculatus isolate fLepOcu1 chromosome 8, fLepOcu1.hap2, whole genome shotgun sequence, one genomic window encodes:
- the ercc6l gene encoding DNA excision repair protein ERCC-6-like isoform X1 encodes MELLQCSEMCASTLDELATKYEKSMTLDPEVVDNYQRYVREGKDEAKNGNMTKSLELFTLAYEIHPSEKLKTRIKKIKEAIEEIARQGSESEGEDEFVDVNNSGLMLFKELHDKLYDHQKEGIAFLFGLHNDGKKGGILADDMGLGKTIQIIAFLSGMYDSELIKHTLLIMPTTLIGNWAKEFAKWTPGMRVKEFHGANKAARNKNLQKVQRTRGVILTTYQMIISNWELLSSFINLEFRWDYVILDEAHKIKSSSTKTAKSVHAIPAKHRILLTGTPVQNNLREMWALFDFACQGSLLGTAKTFKMEYENPITRAREKDATPGEKALGLKISENLMTIINPYFLRRTKQDVQNKKHNVTNEHGINSEDKETQALIASAAMPSLTRKNDLIVWTYLSQVQQDIYSQFISLDHIKELLTTTRSPLAELTVLKKLCDHPRLLSSRAIAQLGLEEGMDQNLELDDQTAGGIDHVPDKVLVSESGKLKFLVGLLERLVEEGHRTLLFSQSRKMLDIIQRILVNRGFKLMRIDGTITHLAEREKRIAIFQTNKEYSVFLLTTQVGGVGITLTAANRVVIFDPSWNPATDAQAVDRAYRIGQKENVVIYRLVTCGTVEEKIYRRQVFKDSLIRQSTGDKKNPFRYFSRQELKELFKLEDTKISTTQLQLQSLHARQRRTDPQLDEHIAYLHSLEMFGISDHDLMFSHDAASTDDETGDHVADQYIESRVLKAQELMKAESELNQQVMANMDYTTEPTWLRNLEPPKRFDEKQSKTEQSVSTVSENDGAVTEALVVLTEESKPDEAVHKISAKITDLVLDNSLEEAREHNIEYDVTKENELANHSKNEILLDHSLLDVSFEGKKDVLSTASESEETAVKTSPSLDEKCLSVDLSLEEEASLFLQNKNLNQINPQNIERSAEFCHMPLIHDNSMNDELLPVTLPNSARLSSFQKLEFEHEYYYNDADSKLSLQCDFNLQLEESTGDILEENNSASKNETAWQLHSEITSNTHRPSESEDLQVNLSKNFSNFTCISDDNPVSDDSFIHTGKKKKKTQVLYDSEEEQNSDNVIEARERSYFEKRCSVSSPFGEPFKEIGASTPKPTKSQSPFALITSHRKSLGGNASVASRRSFVEAVVESLEEEEDDVVEMENSKYLCNLGDEEQSDFSVSEEKLFGETLGTEDEEGEEESEKGEDDSVLEESTSDAELRSSEEMDLCAHESLIPPPTESNSDAQDLVNKSSDYENLIKIGKDLYKAEKFKEALRFFLQALDIKSGDPEVQLITIQLYRKLSEC; translated from the exons ATGGAGTTACTCCAGTGTAGTGAAATGTGCGCATCTACATTGGATGAGTTGGCAACAAAATATGAGAA atcaATGACACTGGATCCAGAGGTAGTGGACAATTATCAGAG GTATGTGAGAGAAGGCAAAGATGAAGCCAAAAATGGAAACATGACGAAATCTTTAGAACTTTTCACGTTGGCTTATGAAATTCACCCAAGTGAAAAATTGAAAACCAGAATCAAAAAGATAAAAGAAGCCATAGAAGAAATTGCACGTCAAGGATCGGAAAGTGAAGGTGAAGATGAGTTTGTTGATGTTAATAACAGTGGTCTAATGCTTTTCAAAGAGCTACATGATAAACTATATGATCATCAAAAAGAAGGAATTGCTTTTTTGTTTGGCTTGCATAACGATGGTAAAAAAGGTGGCATTTTAGCCGATGACATGGGATTGGGGAAAACAATCCAGATCATTGCTTTTCTTTCTGGAATGTATGATTCTGAATTGATCAAGCACACTCTTCTTATCATGCCAACAACCCTCATTGGGAACTGGGCCAAAGAATTTGCTAAATGGACACCAGGCATGAGAGTTAAAGAATTTCATGGTGCTAACAAAGCAGCACGAAATAAAAATTTACAGAAAGTTCAAAGAACTAGAGGTGTCATCCTTACCACATACCAAATGATCATCAGCAACTGGGAGCTTCTCTCTAGTTTCATCAATCTTGAGTTTAGATGGGATTATGTTATTTTAGATGAGGCTCACAAGATAAAATCTTCTTCAACCAAAACTGCAAAAAGTGTTCATGCCATACCTGCTAAACATCGGATCCTTCTCACTGGCACCCCTGTACAGAACAATCTGCGGGAAATGTGGGCACTGTTTGATTTTGCATGTCAAGGTTCTCTGCTTGGTACAgcaaaaacctttaaaatgGAGTATGAAAACCCCATAACTCGAGCACGAGAAAAAGATGCAACTCCAGGTGAAAAAGCTCTGGGTCTCAAGATTTCTGAAAatttaatgacaataataaaCCCCTACTTTTTAAGAAGAACAAAGCAGgatgtgcaaaacaaaaagcataatgTAACAAATGAACATGGAATAAATTCAGAAGACAAAGAGACCCAAGCCCTCATTGCCAGTGCTGCGATGCCATCTCTTACAAGAAAGAATGACCTGATTGTTTGGACGTACCTTAGCCAAGTTCAACAAGACATCTATAGCCAATTCATATCTTTAGATCACATCAAAGAACTACTGACAACAACACGCTCACCCTTGGCTGAGTTGACAGTTTTAAAGAAGTTATGTGACCACCCAAGGCTTTTGTCTTCCAGGGCTATCGCCCAGTTAGGCCTTGAGGAAGGAATGGACCAGAATCTGGAGCTAGATGACCAGACTGCGGGCGGAATTGACCATGTACCTGATAAAGTACTTGTATCGGAATCTGGGAAACTAAAATTCCTTGTAGGACTCCTGGAAAGACTCGTTGAAGAAGGCCATCGCACTCTTCTATTTTCCCAGTCAAGGAAAATGTTAGACATTATCCAGCGTATTTTAGTTAACAGAGGTTTCAAACTCATGAGAATTGATGGTACTATAACTCATCTAGCGGAACGAGAGAAACGCATTGCAATTTTTCAGACCAATAAGGAATATTCTGTATTTCTCCTTACCACCCAAGTGGGAGGCGTAGGAATTACTCTGACTGCTGCCAACAGAGTTGTGATTTTTGATCCCAGCTGGAATCCAGCAACGGATGCCCAAGCTGTGGACAGAGCCTACAGGATTGGgcaaaaggaaaatgttgtGATTTACAGGCTAGTGACCTGTGGGACAGTGGAGGAAAAGATCTATAGACGTCAAGTCTTTAAAGATTCCTTGATCAGACAAAGCACTGGAGACAAAAAGAACCCCTTCAGGTATTTCAGTCGACAAGAGTTGAAAGAACTTTTTAAACTTGAGGACACTAAAATTTCCACAACGCAACTTCAGCTTCAGTCACTCCACGCAAGACAAAGACGCACTGATCCTCAGCTTGATGAGCATATAGCATATTTGCATTCTTTGGAAATGTTTGGAATCTCAGATCATGACCTGATGTTTTCACATGATGCAGCATCAACTGATGATGAGACTGGGGACCACGTGGCTGATCAGTACATTGAAAGTAGAGTTCTGAAAGCTCAGGAGTTGATGAAAGCTGAATCTGAACTGAACCAACAAGTGATGGCAAACATGGATTACACAACTGAGCCAACATGGCTTCGAAACCTGGAGCCACCTAAAAGATTCGACGAGAAACAAAGTAAAACAGAGCAAAGCGTCTCAACGGTCAGTGAAAATGATGGTGCAGTTACAGAGGCATTGGTAGTACTCACTGAAGAGTCTAAACCTGATGAGGCAGTCCACAAGATTAGTGCTAAAATTACTGATCTTGTGCTAGATAATAGCCTTGAAGAAGCTCGAGAGCATAATATTGAATATGATGTGACAAAAGAGAATGAACTTGCAAATCATTCTAAAAATGAAATTCTTTTGGATCACTCTCTACTTGATGTTTCTTTTGAGGGCAAAAAGGATGTGTTGAGTACTGCATCTGAGTCTGAAGAAACTGCTGTTAAAACATCACCATCCCTAGATGAAAAATGCTTATCTGTTGATCTTAGTTTAGAAGAGGAAGCTTCTCTCttccttcaaaataaaaatttaaatcaaatcaaTCCTCAGAACATTGAGAGGTCTGCAGAATTTTGTCACATGCCATTAATCCATGACAATTCAATGAATGATGAACTGCTCCCTGTCACTTTACCCAACAGCGCAAGATTATCTAGTTTTCAGAAATTGGAATTTGAACATGAATACTATTACAATGACGCAGATTCAAAGCTAAGTTTGCAGTGTGATTTCAATCTCCAGCTGGAAGAGAGCACTGGTGATATTTTGGAGGAGAATAATTCTGCCAGCAAAAATGAAACTGCCTGGCAGCTTCACTCAGAAATCAcctcaaacacacacagaccatcTGAGTCTGAGGATCTGCAAGTCAACCTTTCAAAGAACTTCTCAAACTTTACTTGCATCAGTGACGATAACCCAGTGTCAGATGATTCCTTTATTCAtacaggaaagaaaaagaaaaaaacacaagtacTGTATGACAGTGAAGAAGAACAAAATTCAGACAATGTGATAGAAGCCAGAGAGAGGtcctattttgaaaaacgtTGTTCTGTCAGTAGCCCTTTTGGTGAGCCCTTCAAGGAAATTGGTGCCTCCACTCCAAAGCCAACCAAATCTCAGAGTCCTTTTGCTTTGATTACTTCTCACAGAAAAAGCTTAGGTGGAAACGCGTCTGTGGCATCCAGAAGGTCTTTTGTGGAGGCTGTTGTGGAAAGCCtagaggaggaggaagatgaTGTGGTTGAAATGGAAAACTCCAAATATTTATGCAACTTAGGAGATGAGGAACAATCTGATTTTTCTGTATCTGAAGAGAAACTTTTTGGTGAAACATTAGGGACAGAAGatgaggagggggaggaggagtcTGAAAAAGGAGAAGATGACAGTGTCCTGGAGGAATCTACTAGTGATGCTGAACTGAGATCCAGTGAAGAAATGGACTTGTGTGCTCATGAGAGTCTGATCCCTCCCCCCACTGAGTCTAATTCTGATGCACAGGACTTAGTTAACAAATCAAGTGACTAtgaaaatctaattaaaataggaAAAGACCTTTATAAGGCAGAAAAATTTAAAGAAGCTTTACGTTTCTTTTTGCAAGCTCTTGATATTAAGAGTGGTGATCCTGAAGTTCAGTTGATAACTATACAGCTATATCGGAAGCTCAGTGAATGCTAA